Genomic segment of Sodaliphilus pleomorphus:
CCCTACGAGGGCAGCCCGGCGGCCAAGGCGGGCCTCAAGCCGGGCGACCGCATCGTGGCCATCGACGGCGACACGGCCACCAAGTGGAAAGACGGGCAGGTGAGCAAGCGCCTGAAGGGGCAGGCCAACACGCAGCTCAAGCTCACGGTGGTGCGCCCCTATGTGAGCGACAGCGTGAAGACCTTCACCATCACGCGCGAGAAGATAAAGGTGAACCCCGTGCCCTACTATGGCGTGACGCATGGCAACCTGGGCTACATCAACATCACCACCTACAACGAGCACACGGCCGAGCAGGTGAAGGCCGCCGTCGAGGCCTTGCAGCATAACCCGGCTGTGAAATGCCTGGTGCTCGACCTGCGCGGCAATGGCGGCGGCCTGGTCGACGAGGCGGTGAAAATGATAGGCTTCTTTGTGCCAAAAGGCACCGAGGTGCTTCAGACCAAAGGGCGCAACACGCTGAACTTCAAGTCCTACAAGACGACCGAAGATCCCATTGCACCCACCATGCCGCTGGTGGTGATGGTCGACGGCGGCTCGGCCAGCGCCAGCGAGATCACGGCTGGTGCCCTGCAGGACCTGGACCGCGCCGTGGTGGTGGGCTCCCGCTCGTTTGGCAAGGGACTTGTGCAGCAGACGCGACAGTTGCCCTTCGACGGAATGCTCAAGGTGACTGTGGCCAAGTATTACATACCCAGCGGCCGCCTCATCCAGGAGATTGACTACTCGCATCGCAACGCCGACGGCGAGGCCCAGCGCATACCCGACAGCCTCACCACCGTGTATCACACGGCCCACGGCCGCGAGGTGCGCGACGGCGGCGGCATCACGCCCGACATCAAGGTTACCTATCCCGAGCTCAACCGGCTGGTCTACAACATTGTGCGCGACAATTGGGCCTTTGATTTCGCCACCAAGTATGCTGCCGAGCACGCCAGCATTGCGCCGGCTGCCGAGTTTGCCGTCACCGACACGATATTCAACGAGTTCAAGAGGTTTATCGACCCCAAGCGTTTCAACTACGACAAGGTGTGCGAGCAGGGGCTGAGCCAGCTCAAGAAGGTGGCCGAGGCCGAGGGCTACATGACCGACTCGACCAAGGCCGAGTTTGCCAAGCTCGAGAAGCTGCTCAAGCACAATCTCGACCACGACCTCGACAACAACCGCAAGTCCATATCGCAGCTGCTCTCGGGCGAAATCCTGAAGCGCTACTACTACCAGCGGGGCGTGATAGAGAACTCGCTCAACACCGACGAGGCGCTCGACAAAACCGAGGCCATGATATCGAAGCCGGGCGAGTATGAGCACCTGCTCAACCTCGACGCCAAGACCAAGACCAAGGCCAAGGCGCCTGCCAAGCGGGCCGCCGGAAAGAAGCGAAACGGCAAGTGAGCCTTGTGGGCCGCTCGCGGCGCGTAGTGTGAAATCGCCTGCCGTGGGAAGGAAAATGGTGCCGTTGGTCGATAAAATCGACCTTTGTGCCGAAAAAACTTGCACAACACAAACTCGTAACTTAACTTTGCACTAACACACAAGACGAAAGACAAATAGATAAATTTTGTTTTTTTCATTTTAACATCATGTTTTAGGTTTGTTTAGGGTTAAAAGTTAACCGGCGAAATTTTAATTCTGTAAAAAACTGTTTTAAGGAAGTTTTAAAAAAACGACCGAAAGAAGTCTCGCAACCGGGGCTTCTTTCTTTTTGGGTAGGCAATAGCCATGCAGCTGAGCTTCCGTCTGCCTGTGTCACTGTCCTCCCTCGAGCAGGTTGGCAGGCAGCGGCAGGTTTCTCCTAAAGCGATGTGAGGTGCCTGCGCCGCGCCGCGACATGGTTCTTTACATTGCTCTTGTTTCGCCTTTGCCGGCTCTGGCGGCGGGTGGGCGGCAAGCATGGTCGAGTGGCCC
This window contains:
- a CDS encoding S41 family peptidase — encoded protein: MGKTLRNLALAALAIGLAAPAAITGQSKKQSDDAAVIRNLDIFNSIYKELNTFYVDTLDAKQTITTAINSMLDNIDPYTEYIPAEDQDDFMVISTGEYGGIGSYIMTRHDSTGVCISEPYEGSPAAKAGLKPGDRIVAIDGDTATKWKDGQVSKRLKGQANTQLKLTVVRPYVSDSVKTFTITREKIKVNPVPYYGVTHGNLGYINITTYNEHTAEQVKAAVEALQHNPAVKCLVLDLRGNGGGLVDEAVKMIGFFVPKGTEVLQTKGRNTLNFKSYKTTEDPIAPTMPLVVMVDGGSASASEITAGALQDLDRAVVVGSRSFGKGLVQQTRQLPFDGMLKVTVAKYYIPSGRLIQEIDYSHRNADGEAQRIPDSLTTVYHTAHGREVRDGGGITPDIKVTYPELNRLVYNIVRDNWAFDFATKYAAEHASIAPAAEFAVTDTIFNEFKRFIDPKRFNYDKVCEQGLSQLKKVAEAEGYMTDSTKAEFAKLEKLLKHNLDHDLDNNRKSISQLLSGEILKRYYYQRGVIENSLNTDEALDKTEAMISKPGEYEHLLNLDAKTKTKAKAPAKRAAGKKRNGK